In one Pseudodesulfovibrio tunisiensis genomic region, the following are encoded:
- a CDS encoding hydantoinase/oxoprolinase family protein: MLIIGVDTGGTFTDFIYKDKSGVRVHKALSTPDNPSRAVIQGLGHIAQQTCVGNSLERVGASIAHGSTVATNAILERKGVRTALVTNAGFEDVIEIGRQNREDLYDLHYRRPEQVIPREMRFGAPGRVTSTGEIESDLTEAEAQKVVQAVADSGAQSVAVCLLFSFLRPEHENLLGRLFREKGIPVSLSHEILAEFREYERTSTTVVNAYVSPIMTRYLTDLNRWVQGNTFRVMQSNGGSISAETAMHESVRTILSGPAGGAVGALEIGRAAGMDRLITFDMGGTSTDVCLLNRGLPMTTQSAIAGYPVKVPMIDIHTVGAGGGSIAGLDRGGAMTVGPESAGAAPGPICYGRGGTRVTVTDANLYLGRIVPDFFLGGGMALAEDAARAELERMALDMDMSPEKLASGILDIANANMERAVRVISVERGFDPRDFTLFPFGGAGGMHCAELARSLGMTRILIPANPGILSAVGMLMADVVKDYSRTIMLPAREFSPQNAKTVFREMELRGEDDLASESVARESVRHERFLDMRYKGQSHELLVPFESDFHTAFERLHEQRYGYADPGREMEVVNVRLASRGELSRPELPQLPDGEATPPANAKLGTRPAFLGGKWREATIMDRKALLSGNRFSGPAIVTEYSSTIVVPPDAECKVDKLGNLLMTLQ; the protein is encoded by the coding sequence GTGCTCATCATCGGCGTAGATACCGGCGGCACCTTTACCGACTTCATATACAAGGACAAATCCGGGGTTCGAGTGCACAAGGCCCTGTCCACCCCGGACAATCCTTCAAGAGCGGTGATTCAAGGACTGGGCCACATTGCCCAGCAGACCTGCGTGGGCAACTCGCTGGAACGCGTGGGCGCATCCATTGCACACGGCTCCACCGTGGCCACGAACGCCATTCTGGAACGCAAGGGAGTGAGGACCGCGCTGGTCACGAACGCGGGCTTCGAGGACGTAATCGAAATCGGCCGCCAGAACCGGGAAGACCTGTACGACCTGCACTATCGCAGACCCGAACAGGTGATTCCCCGGGAAATGCGCTTCGGTGCACCAGGTCGTGTCACCTCGACAGGCGAAATCGAATCCGATCTCACCGAAGCCGAGGCGCAGAAGGTCGTGCAGGCCGTGGCCGATTCCGGCGCACAATCCGTGGCGGTCTGCCTGCTCTTCTCCTTTCTCCGGCCCGAGCACGAAAACCTGCTGGGCAGGCTGTTCCGGGAAAAAGGGATTCCGGTTTCCCTGTCCCACGAAATCCTTGCCGAATTCCGGGAATACGAACGGACCTCGACCACCGTGGTCAACGCCTATGTCTCGCCCATCATGACCCGATACCTGACCGATCTGAACAGATGGGTGCAGGGCAACACGTTTCGCGTGATGCAATCCAACGGCGGGTCCATTTCCGCGGAAACCGCCATGCACGAATCCGTGCGGACCATCCTTTCCGGCCCGGCAGGCGGAGCCGTGGGCGCACTGGAAATCGGCCGCGCCGCCGGCATGGACAGATTGATCACCTTCGACATGGGCGGGACCTCCACGGACGTATGCCTGCTGAACCGCGGATTGCCCATGACCACCCAGTCCGCCATTGCCGGATATCCGGTCAAGGTGCCCATGATCGACATCCACACCGTGGGCGCGGGAGGCGGGTCCATCGCGGGGCTGGATCGTGGCGGCGCCATGACCGTGGGGCCGGAAAGCGCGGGCGCGGCTCCGGGACCGATCTGCTACGGCAGGGGCGGAACCCGGGTCACGGTCACGGACGCGAACCTCTATCTGGGCCGCATTGTCCCGGACTTCTTTCTGGGCGGCGGCATGGCGCTGGCCGAAGACGCAGCTCGCGCCGAGCTGGAACGCATGGCCCTCGACATGGACATGTCCCCGGAAAAACTGGCCTCGGGCATCCTCGACATTGCCAACGCCAACATGGAGCGCGCCGTACGCGTCATTTCCGTGGAACGCGGATTCGACCCACGCGACTTCACCCTGTTCCCGTTCGGCGGAGCAGGTGGCATGCATTGCGCGGAACTCGCCCGCTCGCTCGGCATGACCCGAATCCTGATTCCGGCCAATCCCGGCATTCTTTCGGCCGTGGGCATGCTCATGGCCGACGTGGTCAAGGACTACTCGCGCACGATCATGCTTCCGGCCCGGGAATTTTCCCCACAGAATGCGAAAACCGTGTTCAGGGAAATGGAGCTCAGGGGCGAGGACGATCTCGCATCCGAATCCGTGGCCCGCGAATCCGTCCGCCACGAGCGTTTTCTGGACATGCGCTACAAGGGGCAATCCCATGAACTGCTGGTGCCGTTCGAATCGGATTTCCACACGGCGTTCGAACGGCTCCACGAGCAGCGGTACGGCTATGCCGATCCCGGACGGGAAATGGAAGTCGTCAACGTCCGATTGGCCTCCCGGGGCGAACTCTCCCGGCCGGAGCTGCCGCAACTGCCGGACGGTGAAGCGACTCCGCCCGCAAATGCGAAACTGGGCACGCGCCCCGCGTTCCTGGGCGGAAAATGGCGGGAAGCCACGATCATGGACAGAAAGGCCCTGTTGTCCGGCAACCGCTTTTCCGGCCCGGCCATCGTCACGGAATACAGCTCCACCATCGTGGTGCCGCCCGATGCGGAATGCAAGGTGGACAAGCTGGGCAACCTGCTGATGACGCTGCAATGA
- a CDS encoding mechanosensitive ion channel family protein: MPRLVASILTLVICLSVLPFPAHAASTGLDTLPANTSPSEAERILAQMSDEQVRRLLLEEVKRDAAQTATTQPDGLDAIVRNFQTLSSLTRDRFDMLFSGAASAPTELPGTLRAMLSGVGTLTPGQLAAGLAALTILWAGFMRLFRNRTRRLRRRIEQTAEDAPWRKRAGRLLLRAAIDLFGLLIGSAVVLTGYLAFFGDAAGSRPVLLAWLLAIILLETAKLAGRFLLAPKAPGLRILPLSDHAALLLQRWWTNLNRIAALGLFTCTLIRMEQGSEALFLLAAACFGFAIAAMLYLLALWHRNPVANAIRSATRPGTLPHQFADVWHAMVVTYVLFFWLFWVFALIVFGGRAMLPGVMTLLFIPLCLLLDWGTQRLVTFAANLAGPGVPLDREDSAEAETPAPSMFEPTRFQSFLSSGFRLIILTGAFFGLLAAWGMDIEIGRATVRAAFSCLITLVLAYILWVTASRCIERRLRDKSADQDPGGSHEGGGPGGDRFSTLLQLLRKFIFAAILVVTVLIILSSLGVDIGPLIAGASVFGIALGFGAQTLVKDVISGIFFLMDDAFRVGDYIETGGAMGTVEEISVRSIKLRHHLGMLYTIPFGSMNLIRNNTRDWAVMKLNFLVPFDTDIQKVKKIVKTINREIRAIPELDALMLDDIKSQGVKAMEEHGMRMRVKFMTRPGGQFTLRKLVLAKLRKHFREQGIEFARPRVAVQIPKNAELTPEQAASVSAAASKAVEKPASEKDGTDR; the protein is encoded by the coding sequence ATGCCACGGCTGGTCGCATCGATACTGACGCTCGTCATCTGTCTCTCCGTCCTCCCCTTTCCCGCTCATGCCGCATCCACGGGACTGGACACGCTCCCGGCAAACACCAGCCCGTCCGAAGCAGAACGCATCCTCGCGCAAATGAGCGATGAACAGGTGCGACGCCTCTTGCTCGAGGAAGTGAAAAGGGATGCTGCGCAAACCGCGACAACGCAACCGGACGGGCTGGACGCGATCGTCCGGAATTTCCAGACGCTCTCCTCCCTGACCCGCGACCGGTTCGACATGCTCTTTTCCGGAGCGGCATCGGCACCGACCGAACTTCCCGGCACGCTCAGGGCAATGCTTTCCGGGGTCGGCACGCTCACACCGGGACAACTGGCCGCAGGACTTGCCGCGCTCACGATTCTCTGGGCCGGATTCATGCGGCTCTTCCGCAACAGGACCCGGCGATTGCGCCGTCGCATCGAGCAGACGGCCGAAGACGCGCCATGGCGCAAACGCGCAGGACGCCTCCTGCTCAGGGCCGCCATCGACCTGTTCGGGCTGCTGATCGGCTCGGCCGTGGTTCTGACCGGATATCTGGCCTTTTTCGGCGATGCAGCGGGAAGCCGCCCGGTGCTCCTTGCCTGGCTTCTGGCCATCATCCTGCTGGAGACCGCCAAACTTGCCGGACGATTCCTTCTGGCACCCAAGGCGCCGGGCCTGCGCATCCTGCCGCTCTCGGACCATGCCGCACTCCTGCTCCAACGCTGGTGGACGAACCTGAACCGGATTGCGGCCCTGGGATTGTTCACCTGCACCCTGATCCGCATGGAACAGGGCAGCGAAGCCCTTTTCCTGCTCGCAGCCGCCTGTTTCGGATTCGCGATCGCAGCCATGCTCTACCTGCTGGCCCTGTGGCACAGAAACCCCGTGGCCAATGCCATCCGCAGCGCCACGCGCCCCGGCACGCTACCGCACCAGTTCGCAGACGTGTGGCACGCAATGGTCGTGACCTATGTGCTGTTCTTCTGGCTGTTCTGGGTGTTCGCACTCATCGTGTTCGGCGGGCGAGCCATGCTCCCCGGCGTCATGACCCTGCTCTTCATTCCCCTGTGCCTGCTTCTGGACTGGGGCACCCAGCGTCTCGTGACCTTTGCCGCCAACCTTGCCGGACCGGGCGTGCCGCTCGATCGGGAGGATTCCGCAGAAGCCGAAACACCCGCGCCGTCCATGTTCGAACCAACCCGCTTTCAATCGTTCCTGAGCAGCGGATTCCGACTCATCATCCTGACCGGAGCCTTCTTCGGTCTGCTTGCGGCATGGGGCATGGACATCGAGATCGGCCGCGCCACGGTGCGGGCCGCGTTCAGTTGCCTGATCACGCTGGTTCTGGCCTACATCCTCTGGGTCACGGCCAGCCGCTGCATCGAACGTCGACTCAGGGACAAGAGCGCGGATCAGGACCCGGGCGGCAGCCACGAAGGCGGCGGGCCGGGCGGCGACCGCTTCTCCACCCTGCTGCAACTGCTGCGCAAATTCATCTTCGCGGCCATCCTGGTCGTCACGGTGCTCATCATCCTGTCCTCGCTGGGCGTGGACATCGGGCCACTCATCGCGGGCGCGAGCGTGTTCGGCATCGCCCTCGGCTTCGGCGCGCAAACCCTGGTCAAGGACGTGATCTCCGGCATCTTCTTTCTCATGGACGATGCATTCCGGGTCGGCGACTACATCGAGACGGGCGGAGCCATGGGCACGGTGGAGGAAATCTCGGTCCGCTCCATCAAGCTGCGCCACCATCTGGGCATGCTCTACACCATCCCCTTCGGCTCCATGAACCTGATCAGGAACAACACCCGGGACTGGGCCGTGATGAAGCTCAACTTTCTGGTTCCGTTCGACACGGACATCCAGAAGGTCAAGAAGATCGTCAAGACCATCAACAGGGAAATCCGCGCCATTCCGGAGCTGGACGCCCTGATGCTCGACGACATCAAGAGTCAGGGAGTCAAGGCCATGGAGGAACACGGCATGCGCATGCGCGTGAAGTTCATGACCAGACCCGGCGGCCAGTTCACCCTGCGCAAGCTGGTTCTGGCCAAGCTGCGCAAGCATTTCAGGGAGCAGGGCATCGAATTCGCACGGCCTCGGGTGGCCGTGCAGATACCGAAAAACGCGGAACTCACCCCGGAACAGGCCGCAAGCGTATCCGCAGCCGCGTCCAAGGCCGTGGAAAAGCCCGCATCCGAAAAGGACGGGACCGATCGCTGA
- a CDS encoding cache domain-containing protein, with protein sequence MLLLSWISILVLGAAWVYNDFREFNAESDRLRAKHFTVRKNIVKEQAERAALLVSEARAVGLRNLWQSLESRGDRAVNLIRAVKAGLKEQVRAADVFRIVAKTFDAADNREFQSKVLPSEGMLFLLGPFPGEVGEKSLKELVKSIREASAGKRQYSLEIAEKGQVCTVLLEVIPMPDLGMTVVSGACLESAEMRIKESVLRQLETIRYEGDGYIFAGSWDGLAVLGPARGTNVLDVTDVNGVRIVRELIQAAKRGGGYVRYVLPPFPGARSGEKVSYAVPVPDWNWYLGAGVFVDDVDALISRNRERLRYDVFMQLGMVGGGLLVLSLISLFISLRLASRMRDNINAFASAWEDASLQGEEIDPAFLNYSEFRELAHGANHVLKACGEAQDSGARAEERYAALVACIPGIAFRCIPDREWTMILMGGMVLDITGYPAEDFLTRRRTYESVIHPDDREWVVRDIEEALKTNQTYTVEYRIVRADGSTRWLFERGQGTAVEEEGYTRLDGVILDVSDRKRAEDEYYSYLHFLETLERVDRNIRKADDLEAMLFETLETARKALGADRAWLLFPCDPTASTWSVPMERSASEFPGAMQTRDPLPMVPEVQDVVRSCLETDGPVIYDPETRRPLPAMSAEQFSIRSQIVMAVYPSVGEPWMFGLHQCRFERVWTAEDQRLFRQIARRLADGLSTLLSLRQLRESEERFRTFSEQTILGIGVLQEDRFTYVNKAFAEIFEDTPENIMGLPPGGYQQLVHPDDHDFVTRQAFLKQEGENGAIQHYQWRAMTRQGTVRWVEIHSRTAWIGGKPADLISLMDISERKIAEANLESEVARRTQELAEKAEELADANERLRDLDDLKTSVLTTVSHYLRTPLTSVLGFAKLARRDFDRYFGKLAGVKGTLSRKADRISSNLEVIENESVRLNRLVDDFVDLYNIEAGRIDWDEHVVSVRSLLDQALKGVMWRFEEKPEVAISLEVAEDIPLVRVDSERLVRALEKLLDNAVKYTEAGTVTLRASATPQGRVRIEVEDTGMGIPEEVMKNLFSKFHHVELKDTMTESDKGTGLGLSIARHTVEHFGGKLTVASIRGKGSTFFVELPPAS encoded by the coding sequence ATGCTCCTTTTGTCGTGGATTTCGATCCTCGTTCTGGGCGCGGCATGGGTATACAACGATTTCAGGGAATTCAACGCCGAGTCCGATCGCTTGCGCGCAAAGCATTTCACTGTCCGCAAGAATATTGTGAAGGAGCAGGCGGAGCGTGCCGCCTTGCTGGTTTCGGAAGCCCGGGCCGTTGGGTTGCGCAACTTGTGGCAATCGCTGGAATCCAGAGGCGACAGGGCCGTGAATCTGATTCGCGCCGTGAAGGCCGGTCTCAAAGAGCAGGTGCGGGCTGCCGATGTCTTCAGGATTGTTGCGAAAACGTTTGATGCTGCGGACAACAGGGAATTTCAGAGCAAGGTCCTGCCGTCGGAAGGCATGCTTTTCCTTTTGGGACCGTTTCCCGGGGAAGTCGGTGAAAAGTCCCTCAAGGAACTGGTGAAGAGCATTCGGGAGGCATCCGCTGGCAAACGTCAGTATTCATTGGAGATAGCAGAGAAAGGTCAGGTCTGCACCGTGCTGCTGGAAGTGATTCCCATGCCGGATTTGGGAATGACCGTTGTTTCCGGGGCCTGTCTGGAGTCGGCGGAAATGCGCATCAAGGAGAGCGTGCTTCGTCAGCTGGAGACGATCCGTTATGAGGGCGACGGGTACATTTTCGCTGGCTCATGGGACGGGCTTGCTGTTTTGGGACCGGCGCGCGGTACCAACGTGCTTGACGTGACGGATGTAAACGGCGTGCGCATCGTGCGCGAGCTGATTCAGGCGGCCAAGCGGGGCGGTGGCTATGTCCGTTACGTGCTGCCTCCCTTTCCCGGGGCGAGGAGTGGGGAAAAGGTCAGCTACGCCGTGCCTGTTCCGGACTGGAACTGGTATTTGGGTGCGGGCGTGTTCGTGGATGATGTCGATGCCCTGATTTCGCGCAACAGGGAGCGTTTGCGTTATGATGTTTTCATGCAGCTCGGCATGGTCGGAGGCGGGCTGCTGGTTCTCAGCCTGATTTCCCTTTTCATTTCCCTGCGGCTGGCCAGCCGGATGCGCGACAACATCAATGCCTTTGCCTCTGCCTGGGAAGATGCGTCCCTGCAGGGCGAAGAGATTGATCCCGCCTTTCTGAATTACAGTGAATTCCGGGAGCTGGCCCACGGGGCCAATCATGTGCTCAAGGCTTGTGGTGAAGCGCAGGACAGCGGCGCAAGGGCCGAGGAACGCTATGCCGCTCTCGTGGCCTGCATTCCGGGCATTGCGTTCCGCTGCATCCCGGACAGGGAATGGACCATGATTCTCATGGGCGGGATGGTTCTGGATATTACGGGATATCCGGCCGAGGATTTTCTTACCCGCAGGCGCACGTATGAGTCGGTCATTCATCCCGATGACCGGGAATGGGTGGTGCGCGACATCGAAGAGGCGCTGAAGACCAATCAGACGTATACCGTGGAATATCGGATCGTGCGGGCGGATGGTTCGACCCGGTGGCTGTTCGAGCGCGGGCAGGGCACGGCGGTCGAAGAGGAAGGCTATACCCGGCTCGACGGCGTGATTCTCGATGTGTCGGATCGCAAGCGGGCCGAGGACGAATACTATTCGTACCTGCATTTTCTCGAAACTCTGGAGCGGGTGGACCGGAATATCCGCAAGGCGGACGACCTCGAGGCCATGCTGTTCGAGACGTTGGAAACGGCCCGCAAGGCGTTGGGGGCGGATCGGGCATGGCTGCTGTTTCCCTGCGATCCGACGGCATCGACCTGGAGCGTGCCCATGGAGCGGAGCGCATCGGAATTCCCCGGAGCCATGCAGACCCGCGACCCGCTGCCCATGGTCCCGGAAGTGCAGGACGTTGTTCGAAGCTGTCTGGAGACTGACGGGCCCGTGATCTATGATCCGGAAACCCGGCGTCCCTTGCCGGCCATGAGTGCGGAACAGTTTTCCATCAGGTCGCAGATCGTCATGGCCGTGTATCCTTCCGTGGGGGAGCCTTGGATGTTCGGCCTGCATCAATGCCGTTTCGAGCGGGTCTGGACCGCCGAGGACCAGCGGCTTTTCCGTCAGATAGCCCGACGCCTTGCGGACGGGCTGAGCACGCTGCTTTCCCTGCGTCAGCTTCGGGAGAGCGAAGAGCGGTTCCGCACCTTTTCCGAGCAGACGATTCTCGGGATCGGCGTGTTGCAGGAAGATCGGTTCACTTACGTGAACAAGGCATTCGCCGAGATATTCGAGGATACGCCGGAAAACATCATGGGATTGCCTCCAGGCGGATACCAACAGTTGGTGCATCCCGATGACCACGATTTCGTGACTCGTCAGGCCTTTCTCAAGCAGGAGGGAGAAAACGGCGCCATTCAGCATTACCAGTGGCGTGCCATGACTCGTCAGGGAACGGTTCGGTGGGTGGAGATTCATTCGCGGACGGCGTGGATTGGCGGCAAGCCTGCCGACCTGATTTCCCTCATGGATATTTCCGAACGGAAAATTGCCGAGGCCAACCTGGAATCCGAAGTGGCGCGGCGTACTCAGGAACTGGCGGAAAAGGCCGAGGAGCTCGCCGATGCCAATGAACGGCTGCGTGATCTGGACGACCTCAAGACTTCGGTTTTGACCACCGTGTCCCACTATCTGCGCACGCCCCTGACTTCCGTATTGGGATTCGCCAAGCTGGCTCGCAGGGATTTCGACAGATATTTCGGAAAATTGGCAGGGGTGAAGGGCACGCTTTCACGCAAGGCTGATCGGATTTCCTCGAATCTGGAGGTCATTGAGAACGAGAGCGTTCGTCTGAATCGGCTGGTGGATGATTTCGTGGACCTCTACAATATCGAAGCCGGTCGTATTGATTGGGACGAGCATGTCGTGTCGGTGCGAAGCCTGCTCGATCAGGCACTGAAGGGCGTCATGTGGCGGTTCGAGGAAAAGCCGGAAGTCGCGATTTCTCTGGAGGTGGCGGAGGACATCCCTCTTGTGCGCGTGGATTCGGAAAGGCTGGTTCGCGCTCTGGAAAAGCTGCTGGACAATGCCGTGAAATACACGGAGGCCGGAACCGTTACCCTTCGGGCATCGGCGACTCCGCAGGGCCGCGTGCGCATCGAGGTCGAGGATACGGGCATGGGCATCCCTGAAGAGGTCATGAAGAACCTGTTTTCCAAGTTTCATCATGTGGAGCTCAAGGATACCATGACCGAGAGCGACAAGGGCACCGGGCTGGGCCTGTCCATAGCCCGTCATACCGTGGAGCATTTCGGTGGCAAACTGACCGTGGCCTCGATCAGGGGCAAGGGCAGCACTTTTTTCGTGGAGTTGCCCCCGGCCTCCTGA
- a CDS encoding gamma-glutamylcyclotransferase family protein, with the protein MFVYGTLKRGFPSHRFLRDADFVGYAWTRDRYALYQDEYPGVFPGEPVSRIRGEVYALDDETLQRLDLLEAHPHLYHRERAVMEMDSGVLLTAWIYFYPHASGRLFPEGEWNPPLT; encoded by the coding sequence GTGTTCGTCTATGGAACACTCAAGCGTGGATTTCCCAGCCACAGATTTCTGCGCGATGCGGATTTTGTCGGCTATGCCTGGACCCGGGACAGGTACGCCCTGTATCAGGACGAATATCCGGGCGTGTTCCCGGGCGAGCCCGTCAGTCGCATTCGCGGCGAGGTCTACGCCCTCGACGACGAAACCTTGCAGCGACTGGACCTGCTGGAGGCTCACCCGCATCTCTACCACCGGGAAAGGGCGGTCATGGAAATGGATTCCGGGGTCCTGCTCACGGCCTGGATATATTTCTACCCGCATGCCTCGGGCAGGCTGTTCCCGGAGGGAGAATGGAATCCGCCGCTGACGTAG
- a CDS encoding acetate--CoA ligase family protein: protein MGTADNLQAFFTPESVAVVGASATPGKVGHTILSNMINAGFRGDLHPVNPRGGTILGLEAATSIADLPRGLDLAVIALPRQFVLETLRELAEHGTKSAIVITAGFKEVGKDGHDQEQAMADLCRKHGMALLGPNCLGMINTAAGVNASFAAGQPNAGSIAFFSQSGALCVAILDWALGTDIGFSKFVSLGNKAVMDDADMLRYLDRDPETSVVLGYIENVEHGEEFLKQAAITSRNKPVIMIKSGTTAAGAKAASSHTGAIAGSDQAYSAAFEKTGIIRARDVESLFNLAQAFSTQPLPKGPNLTIVTNSGGPGILCADAAEKSSLNVAPLSPRTIQRLQEFLPSHAAVYNPVDIIGDADAQRYRQALDIVAEDSMTHALLVLLTPTASVQIDETAEAVVRMAKKCGKPVFACFMGKTRVAGARRILREAGIPCYAFPEPAVRAIQTMYDYSLWKTRPAPSYASVKRDPERAAKVIHEHERRNEPEIVEFEAQEVLKAYGLPTPQTQLARSSDEAAQVAESIGYPVVLKIASPHISHKSDVGGVRVNLGDEAELREAFQDITARAQRMRPDAYIAGCLVQKMAPAGVKEVIIGFKRDKQFGPLLMFGLGGVYVEILKDIAFKLAPMSRQDAFEIVREIKSYMLLKGMKGEPPVNFTALEEIILTMSELARDFPQIWEAEFNPVLVNHEKAVVADVRMTLHLKD, encoded by the coding sequence TTGGGAACCGCAGATAATCTTCAGGCATTCTTCACCCCCGAGTCCGTGGCCGTTGTCGGCGCATCCGCAACCCCGGGCAAGGTGGGACACACCATACTTTCCAACATGATCAACGCCGGATTCCGGGGCGACCTGCATCCCGTGAACCCCAGAGGCGGAACCATTCTCGGCCTTGAAGCCGCGACCTCCATTGCCGACCTGCCGCGCGGTCTCGACCTCGCCGTGATCGCCCTGCCGCGTCAGTTCGTGCTGGAAACGCTCCGGGAACTGGCGGAACACGGGACCAAGTCCGCCATCGTGATCACTGCCGGGTTCAAGGAAGTGGGCAAGGACGGCCACGATCAGGAACAGGCCATGGCCGACCTGTGCCGCAAGCACGGCATGGCCCTGCTCGGCCCCAACTGTCTGGGCATGATCAACACGGCTGCCGGGGTCAATGCCTCGTTTGCCGCGGGCCAGCCCAACGCCGGGTCCATTGCGTTCTTTTCCCAGTCCGGCGCACTCTGCGTGGCCATTCTGGACTGGGCTCTGGGCACGGACATCGGCTTCTCCAAGTTCGTGAGCCTGGGCAACAAGGCGGTCATGGACGATGCCGACATGCTCCGCTATCTGGACCGCGATCCGGAAACCAGCGTGGTGCTCGGATACATCGAGAACGTGGAGCACGGGGAGGAATTTCTCAAACAGGCGGCCATCACCAGCCGCAACAAGCCCGTGATCATGATCAAGTCCGGCACCACGGCAGCCGGGGCAAAAGCGGCCTCCTCCCACACCGGCGCCATTGCCGGGTCGGATCAGGCCTACTCCGCCGCCTTTGAAAAAACCGGCATCATCCGCGCCCGGGACGTGGAAAGCCTGTTCAATCTGGCTCAGGCGTTCTCGACCCAGCCCCTGCCCAAGGGCCCGAATCTGACCATTGTCACCAATTCCGGCGGTCCGGGCATCCTGTGCGCGGACGCAGCGGAAAAATCCAGCCTGAACGTGGCCCCGCTTTCCCCCCGAACCATCCAGCGACTTCAGGAATTCCTGCCCAGCCACGCGGCCGTGTACAATCCCGTGGACATCATCGGCGACGCGGACGCGCAACGCTATCGGCAGGCGCTGGACATCGTGGCCGAGGACTCCATGACCCACGCACTCCTGGTCCTGCTCACCCCCACGGCCAGCGTGCAGATCGACGAAACGGCCGAGGCCGTGGTGCGCATGGCGAAAAAATGCGGCAAACCCGTGTTCGCCTGCTTCATGGGCAAGACCCGGGTGGCGGGCGCACGAAGGATTCTCCGCGAGGCAGGCATTCCCTGCTACGCCTTTCCCGAGCCCGCGGTACGAGCCATCCAGACCATGTACGACTATTCCCTGTGGAAGACCCGTCCGGCCCCGTCCTATGCCTCGGTCAAACGCGACCCGGAACGGGCAGCCAAGGTCATCCACGAGCATGAACGCCGCAACGAACCCGAAATCGTGGAATTCGAAGCGCAGGAAGTGCTCAAGGCCTACGGCCTGCCCACCCCGCAGACGCAACTGGCACGATCCAGCGACGAAGCCGCACAGGTGGCGGAATCCATCGGATATCCCGTGGTGCTCAAGATCGCCTCGCCGCACATCTCCCACAAGTCCGACGTGGGCGGCGTGCGCGTGAACCTCGGAGACGAGGCCGAACTGCGGGAGGCGTTTCAGGACATCACGGCCAGAGCCCAGCGCATGCGCCCGGATGCGTACATCGCGGGCTGCCTGGTCCAGAAGATGGCCCCGGCAGGCGTGAAGGAAGTCATCATCGGATTCAAGCGCGACAAGCAGTTCGGCCCGCTGCTCATGTTCGGTCTGGGCGGCGTGTACGTGGAGATTCTCAAGGACATCGCCTTCAAGCTCGCGCCCATGTCCCGGCAGGACGCCTTCGAGATCGTCCGCGAAATCAAGTCCTACATGCTGCTCAAGGGCATGAAGGGCGAACCGCCCGTGAACTTCACGGCCCTTGAGGAAATCATCCTGACCATGTCCGAACTGGCCCGGGACTTTCCCCAGATATGGGAGGCGGAATTCAACCCGGTGCTCGTGAACCATGAAAAGGCCGTGGTCGCGGACGTGCGCATGACCCTGCATCTGAAGGACTGA
- a CDS encoding tyrosine-type recombinase/integrase, translating to MATIQKRGKHQWQVKIRRKGYPQQSKTFERKTDAEQWARDIENEMDRGVFVSRKEAESTTLYEALDRFIQEYIPNLKMVATETRRAKAIQKRDIAKHYLATIRTKDIADFIREREQEGVKGNTIRLDLATLSRLFEIAATDWGMESLTNPVKRTRKPKLEGGRTRRLEPAQSEEERLLEACSIKFRPVVQFALETAMRRSEIANLEWNNIDLKGRTAYLADTKNKSERTVPLSPAAICILKGIPRQLSGSVFGMSENAITIAMRRAREAAGIPNLTFHDLRHEATSRFFENTDLDIMEIAEITGHKNLQMLKRYTHLRTERLADRLAGKQR from the coding sequence ATGGCGACGATCCAGAAACGCGGCAAACATCAGTGGCAAGTAAAAATCCGCCGAAAAGGCTATCCCCAGCAAAGCAAAACGTTTGAACGAAAAACGGATGCCGAGCAGTGGGCGCGAGACATTGAAAACGAAATGGACCGAGGTGTCTTTGTCTCCCGTAAGGAAGCCGAAAGCACAACTCTATACGAGGCCCTCGACCGCTTCATTCAGGAATACATTCCGAACCTAAAAATGGTGGCAACGGAAACGAGAAGAGCAAAGGCCATCCAAAAACGGGACATTGCCAAACATTATCTCGCCACTATCCGCACCAAAGACATTGCCGACTTTATCAGGGAACGAGAGCAGGAAGGGGTTAAGGGCAACACCATCCGTCTAGACTTGGCGACTCTTTCCCGATTGTTTGAAATCGCAGCGACAGATTGGGGAATGGAAAGCCTCACCAACCCGGTCAAAAGGACTCGAAAACCCAAGTTGGAAGGGGGGCGAACTCGCCGCCTAGAGCCTGCGCAATCTGAAGAAGAACGCCTTCTTGAGGCATGCAGTATAAAATTTAGACCAGTGGTTCAGTTCGCTCTTGAGACGGCCATGCGTCGATCGGAAATTGCAAACCTGGAATGGAACAATATTGACCTCAAAGGCCGCACGGCCTACCTCGCTGACACCAAAAACAAATCGGAAAGGACTGTCCCACTTTCTCCCGCCGCCATTTGCATCCTTAAAGGCATTCCAAGACAACTTTCAGGCTCAGTATTCGGGATGAGCGAAAATGCCATTACCATTGCCATGCGCAGAGCACGTGAAGCGGCCGGCATCCCCAATCTAACCTTTCACGACCTTCGCCATGAAGCCACATCCCGTTTTTTCGAAAACACAGACCTAGACATAATGGAAATTGCCGAAATTACGGGCCATAAAAATTTACAAATGCTAAAGCGGTATACGCATTTAAGGACAGAGAGGCTTGCGGATCGCTTGGCAGGGAAGCAACGCTAG